The DNA region GCGCAGTGCTGCCCATGGTGGAAGACGGCCGTCCGCTGGGCGTGATCGTGCTGGATTTCAGAGAACCGCACAGCTTTACTCCTGATGAGGAGCACTTCTTGCGGACACTGGCTGGGCAGTGCGCCCTGGCACTGGACCGGACCCGGCTCTCTGACGATCTGGAGCGACAGGTGCAAGACCGAACGGTCGAACTTGAGGCTTTCGTCCAATTTACCGAGGCGGCCGATGGCGAGACCGACGTGCTGGCGCTGGCCGGGCGGGCGGTGGACGTCCTGAGCGTCCTGTTCCCGGGCTGTACCAGCGTGTATTACGCCCTCGAAGATGGTCTATGGCGGGCCAAGGTCTACACCAGCGATCTGAAGGCCGCCCCGGCGTTGCTGAGCACGATTCAGGCTGGGATACCGCTCGACACCCCTGTCTTCGCACGGCCCCTGCAACTGGGGGAACCTGTTTTCGTCGATGGCTGGAATCCGGAGCGAGAACAGCTCCCGCACACCGAGGCCTACCGAAGTGTCGCGGTGTACCCGCTGGTGGTGGGCGGTACCGTTCAGGCGATGTTCGCGCTGGGGAGCAAGGACACTCCACGTTGGTCTGCGCACCACCGGGCAGTGTTCCGTTCAGTGGTGCGCAGTCTGGGGCTGGCCCTCGAGCGGACCGAAACCGCCCGGCAACTTGCGGCCCAGAATGCCGAGTTGCGGGCGCGCACGCGGGCGCTGGAGGGCTTTGCGGCCCTTACCCAGGAGCTGGGGCTGAGTACGGAACCTGAGGTCCTGATTCAGCGCTCCCTGGACCTGGTCCTCTCCCTGTTGCCCCCCGGCTACGCCGTCTTTTCACAGATTGTCGGTGAGCGGTGGCACGCCACAGCCCTCGTCGGCGACATGCGGAAGCCCGAACTACAAGCAGCCATGGAGGCAGGCTTCCCGGTGGGACAGACCCCCAGTCTGGATCTGCCTCACCAGACGAAAGAGCCCCTGTTTCAGGACCACTACGATCCCACTCGGGACATTGCCCCGGAACTCGTGGAACACCTCTCGACGGTGGCCACCTTACCCGTGTTGGTCAACGGCGAGGTCAAGGGGATCTTCAGCACGGCCCTGTTCAGCGTGCGCCCTTGGAGTGTGGCAGATCAGGCGGTCCTGAGGACGACGGTCTACAGCCTCGGGCTGGCCCTGGAACGCGTCGGGCATGCCCAGCAGCTCACAGCCCAGCGCGACCTGTTGCAGGCGTCAAACGAGGAACTTGAAGCCTTCACGTACAGCGTCTCGCATGACCTGCGCACCCCAGTGCGACACATCATCAGCTTCGGGGATCTGCTCCGCCGCTCGCTCCCGGAGGCGCTCGACGCCAGGACGGAGCGGTACTTCGGGATTGTCTCCAAAGCGGCTTTGACGCTTAATACCCTGATTGACGGCATGCTGGAGGTCTCGCGCGCCTCACGTCAGCCGCTCAAGGCTGAGCAGGTGAGGTTGGATCGGGTCGTCCAGGCCGTGATCCAGAAGGTAGAGGCCAACCAGCCACAGCGCCAGATCGACTGGCAGATCCGTGCGCTGCCCATGGTGACGGGTGATGTGGAACTGCTGCGCCAGGTCATCACGGCCCTGATAGACAACGCAGTGAAATACACCCGGGATCGGGAACCCGCGGTGATCGAAGTGTGGGCCGAGGACCGGGGGCAGAGTTGGGCCGTGTTGGTGCGGGACAACGGGGTGGGCTTCAATCCGCAGTACAGCGGCAAGCTGTTCACCATGTTCCAGCGCCTCCACCGGCAAGAGGACTTTGAGGGGGCAGGGGTCAGCCTGGCCAACGCGCGGCGCATCGTGGTCCGGCATGGCGGAACGATGACCGCCGAGGGCCAGCCGGGAGCGGGCGCCACCTTCGGCTTCATCCTCCCCAGAGCCCCTGGCTGAGCCCTGGTCCAGCCGGCTGATTACGCCCCACCGGTTCCCGCCCGCCCGAGATAGACACCACGGTGCTGCCACCCTGCATGATCCGGAAGGTGAAGGGCATTCACCCAGCCCAGCGAATGCGGCACGGCGTCCATGTCCCGCATTCCCTCCCCGGTGCGCTGGGGAGGGGGCAGCCATTGTGTCGGTGCCCAGCCCCGGACGAAACTCACGATCAGGAAGGCATCGGTCTTGAAAAACTCCAGGGACGGCCTGGAACCGACGGGGACCTGTGGCCAGCGCTCCGGCACACAGGGGTCAGACGCCTGGCCTGAGCTGCCGGGGCCGGGTAGCCACCGAGAGGCACAGCACGGCGGTGATCACGCACAGTGCGACCTCCCAGCCAAACACGGTTCTGAAATCCGCGATTGTTGCTCCCCACCGGCAGGCGGCGCGGGAGCGTATGCGGCTCAGAAGGGTTCGGCGGTGTGCCCGGACATCGCCGAACTTCTGGCAGGCTGACGTGCGAAGGCGTGTTCGAATGTCCATCGCGGTCACGCTGTTAATAGCCAGCTTAGCCGGAGTTCCCTGTCGGAAATAGATCAGCACAGCGGGAGGCTGCTGGCAGAAGGTCGGTAGTCAGCGTCCTACAGCAGGTTACGCCCAGGCACTGACCGCATGTCGCTGCGGTCAGGCGTGAAGCCGTGGTTTCTTCCAGGTGAAAAATTGCGCTTCGCTGCTGCTGGTCTGGGTGCAGACACCAGCTATGAAGAGGTCAGTGCGGGCTTGTTGGAAGGCGGTTGCGACCTGTTCTTCAGGCCCTGGACAGGGCTCAGGTTCCAGCTCACTGGCACATCCACTCTTACCAGATCATTACACCGGTTGAAGCCCTGACATTTCGGCCCCTATGATGGGCACTCCAGGTCAAGTCAGCTACCCCACTCCGGCGGTCAGTTTTTGTGTGACTGGACCGCCCCTCCCTGCTCCCCTTGCCTTCAGGAGATCCTTCTTATGCCTATGACGCTTTCGACAGCCCCCAAACGCCTTCTGCTCGCTGGCCTTCTGGCCCTGGCAGCCTGCGGCCAGGCTCCCCAGAGCGCGGCTCCGGCAACGACCACTTCCCTTGGAACCCAGAGCCTGCGTGCTGCCGATACTGGCCCCCTGACCCGTATTGGTGCGGTGCAGGGTGAAACACCCAGCGGCGACGCCCCATCACCTCTGCTCGGCCAGCGCGTGACCGTGGAGGGCGTCGTGACAGGTCTGCGGACCTCGTATGTGTCGGCGACCCGCTCGGCGGAGGTGGACGGCTTCTTCATGCAGGAGCACAAGCGGGACATCAACCGCAATGGGCTGGCCAGCGACGGCATCTTTGTGTTCTGTGGGAGCGCCTGCCCCACCGTGACGCCAGGCGATCTGGTGCGGGTCAGTGGCGCGGTGGCCGAGCAGTTCAAGGCGACGCAGATCAGCGCCGATGGCCTGACGAAGCTGGAATCGGGAGTTGCCCTGCCCCCTGCCGTGCAGGTCAAGCTACCGCTGCCCGTATCCGAACGCGAGCGTTACGAGGGTATGCGTATCGGCACGAAGGGCGTGGTGACCAACAATTTCACGCTGGGGCGTGGGGCCAGCTTCGACATTGCCGACGACCGCATCTTCACCTACACACAGATCAACCGCCCCAGTGCCCAGGGCCTGGCGGCCTATCAGGCAGCGGTGGCCGAACGGGTGCTGCGGATCGACGATTCCAGCCGCTGGCAGAATCCTGATCCCGTGATCTTCGCGCGCGCGGGCCAGCCTCTCAGCGCCGGCAACACCTTGCGGGGCGGCGACCGTGTGGTCGTGACCGGTGTGCTGACCTTCGGCAACGACGGCTGGACTGGCAGCGGCAGCGAAGATGTCTACCGCCTGCAAGCCGCCTCGGCCACGGTGGCGGGCCCTGCGCGGCCCAAGACCCCGACCGGCGTGGGTGGACGCCTGCGCGTGGGCAGCATGAATGTGCTGAACTATTTCACCACCCTGGACGGACCCAATACCGGCTGCACCCCAGGCGGAAGCAGCAGCGACGCGCGCGGTGCCAACAACTGCGACGAATTCCTGCGTCAACGCGACAAGATCGTGGCGGCGATCACGAAATTGGATGCCGACGTGCTAGGTCTGCTCGAAATTCAGAACGACTTCGAGAAGGGCAGCCGCAGCAGCATCGCCAATCTGGTCAGCGCCCTGAACACCGCGACCGCGCCCGGCACCTACGCCGCGATCAATCCCGGCGAAAACGTAGGCACCGACGCGATCACGGTCGCCATGATCTACAAGCCCGCCAGCGTGACCCCGGTCGGGCATCTCGCCGTGCTCGACAACGGCTTTGACCCCAGCTATCAGGACAACCGCAACCGGCCCACCCTGGCCCACACCTTCCAGAGCAAGGCAAATGGGGGGCGCGTGACGGCGGTGGTGGCCCACCTCAAGAGCAAGGGCAGCGCCTGTGCGGGCGATCCGGACCTCAACGACGGCCAGGGCAACTGCAACCTGACCCGCACGAATGCCGCGCAGCTGATCGCCCGCTGGCTGGGGACCAATCCCACTGGCGTGCAGGAGGAAGACCGCCTGCTTCTGGGGGACTTCAACGCCTACCGGATGGAAGATCCCCTGCAGGCGCTGGAAAGGGCCGGGTACATCAATCTTTTCGACTCCTCCAGCTACTCCTACCAGTTTGATGGCCAGTGGGGCAGTCTCGACCACGCGCTGGCGAGCACAAGCCTCGAGCGTCAGGTGGTCGGCGAGACGAAGTGGCACATCAACGCCGATGAGCCAACCGTGCTCGACTACAACACCGAGTTCAAGAGCGCGGCGCAACTGGCGAACTTCTACGCGGCTGACCCTTACCGCTCCAGCGATCACGATCCGGTGCTGGTGGGCCTGAACCTGCGTGCCCAGACCCCGCTGCCTGCCTCGGCACCCATCGTCCGGCTCAACCTCTCGCCTGACACTGCAGCGTTGACGGCCACCGTGGGGGGCAACCCCGTTCGTCAGAGCTTCGTCGCCAACGGTGTGAATGTTCCAGACGCCCTGACGGTCAGCGTGACCCCCCGTGAGGGTGCTCCTGCTCTGGCGACCGCGCCGACCACTGCGACCAGCGGCGAGCCTTTCGCCGTCGCCGTCTCCGCCCCGCAGGGCACCGCGCCCGGTATCTACACCTACGAGGTGAAGACGATGGCGGGACAGGCCAGCGATACCAGCATCCTGACGGTGACGGTGCAGGCTCCACCCGCTCCAGGGACCGCCGACCTGTACTTCAGCGAATACGTAGAGGGCAGCAGCAACAACAAGGCCCTCGAGATCTACAACCCCACTGCGCAGGCGGTGGACCTGAGCGCCTACAGCGTCGAGCTGTACTCCAACGGCAGCGCGACCGCCGGGAACAAGGCGGTCCTCAGCGGTTCGCTGGCGGCGGGCGGGACCCTGGTGCTCGTCAATAGCCAGGCATCGGCGGCCCTGAAAGAGCGCGGCCAGATGACCAGCGCCGTGACCAACTTCAACGGCGACGACGCCCTGCTGCTCAAGAAAAACGGTGAGGTGATCGATAGCTTCGGGCAGGTTGGCTTCGATCCGGGCACGCAGTGGGGCACCTCGCCGACCGCCACCCTGGATAGCACCCTCCGCCGTAAGGCCAGCGTGACCACCGGAGACCGCAATGGCCTGGACGCCTTCGATCCCGCCGCGGAGTGGGACGGCTTTCCCCAGGACACCTTTGATGGCCTCGGCACCCGTTGATCAGGGGTGGGCCGTTCTGACACCTTCACTCGGGTAAGTGGTTGAGCGGTGGCGGTCCGGGAACGGGACCGCCACCGCTCCCTTGAGCATCATCGGCCATGCCCTGTGGTGTTCTCACTGCTCTTCGCTGGGTCTGCGCGGGTTTCAGGCGGTGAGGAGCCGAACACGGGGTGTGGCGTGCCGCGGCTGGGCAGGGGCGCTCCTCAACGTGCAGGTTGAGCCGCTGCTGACCTGGGATGTGACAGTGGTCCGTTGTCTCGTGATCGATTCACACCTCTACCTCGCCGCCCGCCATGTCAATGCGAACGGTGTCTTCGTTGGTGCATCCGGTGGTTCCGTCGGCACCACCCTGCTCTCAATTCCAGCGACGTTAACGCAGCTGAGGCCCCAGTCTCCGTTCGCGCCATGCCCCACGCTAGCGGACGTAAGACGCCCCATTGATATCCAGCGTTGCCCCGGTCATGTGCCTCACCAGGCCTGAGGCCAGGAACACCACAGTGGCGGCCACATCCTCCGGCGGGGCCGCGTCTCCCAGTGGGAATTCACGGTCCAGCTCGGCAGCGTGTTCGTCGAGGTAGGCTTCCGCCATCTCGGTGCGGACCCAGCCGGGGGCAACGGCGTAGGCCAGGACGCCCTCATGGGCAAAGCCCCGGGCAATCGAGCGGGTCAGGGCGATCACGCCGCCTTTCGAGGCGGCGTAGTGCATGGCGTCCGGTTGATCTCCCCGGAAGGCGGCCCGGCTGGCGATATTGATGATGATGCCGCCTCCGTGGCCCCGGAAGTGCCCGATGGCCTCCCGGCAGGTGTCCGCCACGCTCAGCAGGTTGACCTGCAGGGTCTCGTGCCAGACGTTGGCCCATGCCTCCAGGGGATCGTCCACCGTGACCGACGGCGCGACCCCGGCGTTGTTGACCACCACGTCGATGCGGCCTTGCCAGGCGGCGGCAGCCTCGAACAGCCGGATGGCCTCGCCCTCACGGGCCAGGTCGCCACTCAGGACGTGAATTCGCTCTGCACCGAACGCCTCTATCAACGTCTGTGCCCCGTGGCCACTGCGCCCCAGGTGGGCCGCCACCGATGCACCTGCGTCCAGCAGGCTGCGGACGCATGCGGCACCGATTCCGCGAGAAGCCCCCGTCACGAGTACCACCTTGCCGTTCAGATTGATCATGGTTACCAGTCAAGCATACGGGCCACGGTGCTATGTACCTTTGGCGCGGTGCCGTGTCGTATGGAGCAGTGCGGAGCCCACTGCCATTCGGTGCCGATTTGCGTTCGGTCTATTTTTTGCTCAGTTCGGCCCAGGGCAGGAAAGTCAAGGGGTTGTACCCGGCTTTGGTCAGCGGCGCGCCGCTCAGACGGCTGCTGTATACCAGGTATTTGGTTTCCTGCGGCAGATTGATCACTGGAGCTAGCTCGTGCGCGCGGCGCCCCACCTGGCTGTAGAGCTTGTCACGCTGCGCGGTGTCGGTGGTGGCCCGCGCCTGGTTAAGCCACCTGTCGATGCTGGCGTCCTTGAAGTTCGAGCGCAGTGAGAACCAGCCCTCACTGCTGTAGAAGGTGTACATGAAGTTGTCCGGGTCGGCGTAGTCCGGGGACCAGCTCAGGACCGTCATGGGTTCCATTCCCTTGCCCGCGTCGGTGGACAGTTCGCTGGCCTGTTTGGGTTGCAGGTTCAGGCGGAACTTGGGATTCAGCGCTTCGACGCTCTGTTTCAGGAGTTCCAGGGCAGTCTGCGAGGACGTACTGCCGGCACGGTAATTGGCCGTGAAGGTAAAGCCGTTTTTCCAGACCTCACCGCCGAACGCGCGCTTGAAGGCCGCTTCCGCCTGCTTGGGATCGTACTTGTAAACGCTGATCTTGGGATCATAGCCGGGGAAGGTGGGGGGCAACATCATGGTGAGGTTGGTGCCCTGGCCCTTGAACACATCCTTGGTGTACTGAGCGTAGTTGAAGAGATATGAAAAGGCGCGGCGCACGTTCACGTCGCTGAAGAAGTTGGCGGGAATGCCCTTGCCGTCGAGCTTGCCGCTGCCCAGCAGCGCCGAATTCTTGATGTTCTGGTTCATGAAGATGGCGACCGTGTTGGTGTTGGGCAGGTCATCGACCCAGGAGACGCCAGGTTTCCCCTTGAGCTGCGCCTCGTCCACAGCCCGCCCGCCACCGTCAATCATGTCGGCGTCGCCGCGCAAGAAGGCCTGTTGTCGGGCCGCCAGCTCGGGCACCTTCTGGCGCAGCACGTTCTTGATGCTGGGCTTGTCGCCCCAGTAGCTGTCGTGGACGGTGAAGAGCAGGTTGCCCGCGTCGCGGCGCACCAGCTTGTAGGGGCCAGTCCCGTTGGGCTTCTCGTTGAGGGCGCTACCGGACAGATCCTTGCCCACCCAGCTCTTCCAGGTGGCCTCCGTGCCGTCCCACTCACCGATGCTGGCGGCGTATTTCCGGTCAACGATGGCCTGGCCGACGTAGGCCAGTTTGGACAGGAAGGCCGGATCGACCTTGGGCAGGCTCAGCACCAGCTGGCCCTGGGCGTTGCATTTGGCGGCGGACGTGATCCGGGCCCAAGTGATGGACTTGTCGTCGTTGGCGTTGGCCTGGGTGCCCAGTAGCGACTCGCTCAGGAACCAGTTGCCAGAGGACGCTTCGTTGGTGACCAGGTTGCGGCGGAAGGTGTATTCGGCGTCCGCACAGGTCATGGTGTCGCCATTGTGGAATTTCACGCCCGTACGCAGATCGAAGGTGTAGGTCTTGCCGCCGTTGCTGGCGGTCCACTTGGTGGCCAGCGCCGGGACCAGCTGCTTGAGGCTGCTACCCGGGTAGGTCAGCAGCGGCTCGTACACGTTGACGATCACGGGCGCGGAGATGACGTCGTACATCGCTGCGGGGTCCAGGGTGATCACTTCTGCGCTGGACTGGATCACCAGCGTATCTGAAGGCGAGGCGGCCAGCACGGTTCCAGTCAGCAACACGGCACTCAGGACAATCAGATTTTTCATGGTGCTGCAACCCTAGCAAGCTGCTGACCTGAGCTGGTGAGGCGGCGCCCCTCGTCATTCGGGGCTGTTTCGTGGGGCTGCCCACATCGCCTCCGCCAGGGTCAGTCCGCTGCGCTGGCCCAGCTTCCCAGCGGCAGCTCACTGAGCCGCCGGACTTTCATGGTCACTGCCTGCCCTTGCACCGTTGCCTCCCCATGCACGATGAGCGCGCGGGCGTCGCGGAGCAGAACGCGGTGGGCTTCCCACAGATCGGGAGGGATGATCGCCTGCACACGCGTAAAGGCGTCCTCCAGCACGAAGAACGCAAATCCCTTGGCTGTTGGAGGCCGCTGTCTCGTGACCACCAGGCCCGCTGTCCACGCTTCCTGCCCGTGACGCAGCCCGCTCAGTGGCACGCAACCCAGATCGCGCAGCCGGGCACGGTGGGCGTCCAGGGGATGTCTCCCGGTCTCCGAAATTCCCCTGCTTTCCAGATCCAGGACCAGCAGTTCGTCTGGCGAAAGGGCGGACAACTGGGGCGGTTCAGTCTGGGGAAGGAGCAAACCACGTGTTCCAGGCTTGCGGGCGTTGGCGACCGTGTGCAGGACGTAGTACACCTCGCGCCTGTTCTTCTGCGCGTCCACGCCATCGAACGCGCCCGCTTTCGCCAGGGTGTCCAGAGTGTCGCGTTTCACCTCCACCCGGTCATAGAAGTCCTCGACGCCCTTGTACTTCCCGCCCGTCAGACGTTCCTGCACGATCTGTCGCGCCAGGCCCTCACTCACGCCCTCCACCACGGTCAGGGGGAGCCGGACCGTCTGTTCGGTCTTGGCCCGGTACGACACACCTGAGCGATTGATGCACACGCCGCGCAGGGTTACGCCCCAGCGGCGGGCCTCATGACTGACTGTTGCTGGAGGCCACAGGCCAGGCGCTTCGGTCAGAACCCCGCGAGGTACGCCGCTGGGTGGTGCTGACGCATCCAAGCGCTGGAATAAGCGTGTTGTGCGAAGGCGTGGGCATGGCTCTCGGCGAAGCCGTAGCCCTTGAAGGCCGCGCAGATAGCGAAGATCTCCTCGGCCTCCCAGGGAAACGCCCCGGTGGTCAGAGCCGCTCCAGCAGTGAAGCTGTTCTTCAATTCGTCCAGCTCGCCCTCGTCTTCGGTCTTGCTCAGACGGCTGCGGAATCGATCCGCGTCAGGCCAAGAGTATCCGGCGTAGTGGACGGCGATCCGTAAAATCTGCTCCTGGAACATCAGCGTGCCGTGTGTGGGGGCCAAGATGGTGCGTAATGGTTCGGGCAGGTCTGGCACGAGCTCCTCACCCCTGGCCCTCCTGACGTAGGGGTGCACCGTGCTGCTCTGGATCGGGCCAGGACGCACCAGCGCGATCTGGTGGGCGAGCTGGGTCATGTTCTTGGGCTGCAAGCGGGCCGTCATCTGCACTTGGGCGGGAGATTCGATCTGGAACATGGCGAGGGTATCTCCGGAAGCAATCCGCTCCCACACGGCGGGATCGTCGGGCAGATCGCCGTATTCCACCCATTCCCCGGTCAGGCGCATGACCTCCTCGCGCGCCCGTTCCAGGGCTGCCAGCATTCTCAGGCCAAGCAGATCCAGCTTGATCAACCCTAAGCGTTCAACGTCGTCCTTGTCGAAGGTCAGCATTCGGATGCCGCCGCTGGAACGGGTCAGGGGCGAGTAGTGGGTCAACGGACTGGCGCTCAGGACCACGCCGCCGGAGTGCGGGGCCAGATGCCGGACGAATCCCGGCTCGATCTTTTCCAGTAGGGAGAGCAAGGCGTCTTTGACGGGAGCCTCGCCTAGCACCTCGGCGAACACCACCTCCGCTTCGCGGGCGCGGTGGGGCCGGAGATGGCGGAAGTCACGGCCCAGGGCGCGGCTCAGGCGATCTCGCAGTTCAGGGGGCAGACCCAGGGCGCGGCCCAGATCCTGCACGGCGCTGGGCAGGCGGTAGGTGATCTTATTGGCCACCATCGCCTCCCCAGTGCCCTCGCCGCCCCAGCGGGCCTCCACCCAGCTCAAGACCTGATCTCTACGACTGGAAGCAAGATCGATGTCCACGTCCGGCATGGACGCACGCCCGGTATGGAGAAAGCGCTCGAACAGCAGGTTGTGTTTGATCGGGTCAGAGAGGGTGATTCCGAGCAGGTAACAGAGGACTGAACCCGCCGCGCTGCCACGCCCAGCCGCGAGAATCCCATGTTCCCGGCAATAATCCATGACCTCCGCGGCCGTCAGGAAGAATCCGGCCATCTCCAGCGTTTGCACGGTGGCGAGTTCCTGCTGCAAGCGGGTACGGGCGGTTGGTCTGGTGTCCGGCAAGTAGCGTAGGGGTAGAGCTGCAAAGGCGCGCTCCTCCAGTGCCTCCTGCGGCGTCTGGAACAGCCGCAGTTTTGTTTCCGGAGCGTAAAGTCGCTCTGGGCGCAAATCCAGAGCGCAGACGTCAGCCAGCTTCTGGGCATTGAGCAAAGCGTCTGGGAAAGGCAGCAGTGCCCCCCACTCTTCCGGTGTGCTGACGTGACGAGCGTCGTTGCGTGGGCGCTCGGCGTGGGGAATCTCCACATCGATGCCCAATCGGGCACAGGTCAGAGCGTCCAGCAGCGGGTACTCAGTTTGCGCTCCCATGTTGATCTCGGGCGCGGCCACCACAGGAAGTTCCAGATCGCGCGCCAGCCCACGCAGGTACTCCAGACGGCGGCGCTCGTTGGGCGCTGCACCGTGGAACAGTTGCACGTACAGCTCAAAGGGGAACGACTGACGCAGCGTTCGCAAATACGCTACTGCCCGCGCCATCTCTTTGCGCTCTCCAAGGACCGTGGGGAAACCCTGCCGCCCGCTCATCAGACAGACCAGGTGATCCCCCCGGCTGGCGGCCTCCTGTAGGCGCTCCAGCGGCAGCCCGTCTGGGGTGCTCAGGTGAATCTGGGTCACCAGTTCGCACAGCAGGGCATAACCCGCGCGGTCTTTCGCTAGCAGTACCAGAGGAAAGACCTCGTGCGGGTCCTTTGACCTGGGCGGGGCAGGGAACAGCACGGGAAGGGTCACACCGGTGACTGCGCTGACTTGCGCTTCTACAGCGGCTTCGCACAACTCCACTGCTCCCGCCACGCTGCACCAGTCGGTCAGGCCCACTGCGCTGTACCCGCGCTCCTTCGCCAGTCGGACCAGTCTGCGGGGGCTGACGGTGCTGCGGCCTTCCGAGAAAGAGCTCTGGCAGGTCAGGAGCGCGGGCAGAGGGCGGTTCATCCTCAGTCCTGAATCCGGGCCAGCCACCAGACGCCGCCGTCCTCATGATGCAGCTCGGCCAGCAGTCCGCCAGCCTGCACCAGAAAGCAGTCCCGTGGAGCCTCACCTCGCCACCAGCGTCCGCCGTAACGCCACTGGTCCAGCACCCCTTGAATGGCGTAAGCCCGCCCCTGCCAGATCAGCCGTTCCAGGCCGCCCGCAGGCGTCAGACTCACCTCGACGGCCTGCTGCACCGCTTTCATGGACCGACG from Deinococcus humi includes:
- a CDS encoding GAF domain-containing protein, with translation MTDFPPPNSPHSAVGQATHLLTHLQKVTQALAAVRQPDAVFDIILGDALDALGAISGVVLLVEQAQLQVAARRGHDDASVWQAGDLSGRRPSPDALRLNTPLFFPQSGDLVAAYPELEARTGGVAAVASAVLPMVEDGRPLGVIVLDFREPHSFTPDEEHFLRTLAGQCALALDRTRLSDDLERQVQDRTVELEAFVQFTEAADGETDVLALAGRAVDVLSVLFPGCTSVYYALEDGLWRAKVYTSDLKAAPALLSTIQAGIPLDTPVFARPLQLGEPVFVDGWNPEREQLPHTEAYRSVAVYPLVVGGTVQAMFALGSKDTPRWSAHHRAVFRSVVRSLGLALERTETARQLAAQNAELRARTRALEGFAALTQELGLSTEPEVLIQRSLDLVLSLLPPGYAVFSQIVGERWHATALVGDMRKPELQAAMEAGFPVGQTPSLDLPHQTKEPLFQDHYDPTRDIAPELVEHLSTVATLPVLVNGEVKGIFSTALFSVRPWSVADQAVLRTTVYSLGLALERVGHAQQLTAQRDLLQASNEELEAFTYSVSHDLRTPVRHIISFGDLLRRSLPEALDARTERYFGIVSKAALTLNTLIDGMLEVSRASRQPLKAEQVRLDRVVQAVIQKVEANQPQRQIDWQIRALPMVTGDVELLRQVITALIDNAVKYTRDREPAVIEVWAEDRGQSWAVLVRDNGVGFNPQYSGKLFTMFQRLHRQEDFEGAGVSLANARRIVVRHGGTMTAEGQPGAGATFGFILPRAPG
- a CDS encoding ExeM/NucH family extracellular endonuclease, translated to MTLSTAPKRLLLAGLLALAACGQAPQSAAPATTTSLGTQSLRAADTGPLTRIGAVQGETPSGDAPSPLLGQRVTVEGVVTGLRTSYVSATRSAEVDGFFMQEHKRDINRNGLASDGIFVFCGSACPTVTPGDLVRVSGAVAEQFKATQISADGLTKLESGVALPPAVQVKLPLPVSERERYEGMRIGTKGVVTNNFTLGRGASFDIADDRIFTYTQINRPSAQGLAAYQAAVAERVLRIDDSSRWQNPDPVIFARAGQPLSAGNTLRGGDRVVVTGVLTFGNDGWTGSGSEDVYRLQAASATVAGPARPKTPTGVGGRLRVGSMNVLNYFTTLDGPNTGCTPGGSSSDARGANNCDEFLRQRDKIVAAITKLDADVLGLLEIQNDFEKGSRSSIANLVSALNTATAPGTYAAINPGENVGTDAITVAMIYKPASVTPVGHLAVLDNGFDPSYQDNRNRPTLAHTFQSKANGGRVTAVVAHLKSKGSACAGDPDLNDGQGNCNLTRTNAAQLIARWLGTNPTGVQEEDRLLLGDFNAYRMEDPLQALERAGYINLFDSSSYSYQFDGQWGSLDHALASTSLERQVVGETKWHINADEPTVLDYNTEFKSAAQLANFYAADPYRSSDHDPVLVGLNLRAQTPLPASAPIVRLNLSPDTAALTATVGGNPVRQSFVANGVNVPDALTVSVTPREGAPALATAPTTATSGEPFAVAVSAPQGTAPGIYTYEVKTMAGQASDTSILTVTVQAPPAPGTADLYFSEYVEGSSNNKALEIYNPTAQAVDLSAYSVELYSNGSATAGNKAVLSGSLAAGGTLVLVNSQASAALKERGQMTSAVTNFNGDDALLLKKNGEVIDSFGQVGFDPGTQWGTSPTATLDSTLRRKASVTTGDRNGLDAFDPAAEWDGFPQDTFDGLGTR
- a CDS encoding SDR family NAD(P)-dependent oxidoreductase, with the translated sequence MINLNGKVVLVTGASRGIGAACVRSLLDAGASVAAHLGRSGHGAQTLIEAFGAERIHVLSGDLAREGEAIRLFEAAAAWQGRIDVVVNNAGVAPSVTVDDPLEAWANVWHETLQVNLLSVADTCREAIGHFRGHGGGIIINIASRAAFRGDQPDAMHYAASKGGVIALTRSIARGFAHEGVLAYAVAPGWVRTEMAEAYLDEHAAELDREFPLGDAAPPEDVAATVVFLASGLVRHMTGATLDINGASYVR
- a CDS encoding ABC transporter substrate-binding protein gives rise to the protein MKNLIVLSAVLLTGTVLAASPSDTLVIQSSAEVITLDPAAMYDVISAPVIVNVYEPLLTYPGSSLKQLVPALATKWTASNGGKTYTFDLRTGVKFHNGDTMTCADAEYTFRRNLVTNEASSGNWFLSESLLGTQANANDDKSITWARITSAAKCNAQGQLVLSLPKVDPAFLSKLAYVGQAIVDRKYAASIGEWDGTEATWKSWVGKDLSGSALNEKPNGTGPYKLVRRDAGNLLFTVHDSYWGDKPSIKNVLRQKVPELAARQQAFLRGDADMIDGGGRAVDEAQLKGKPGVSWVDDLPNTNTVAIFMNQNIKNSALLGSGKLDGKGIPANFFSDVNVRRAFSYLFNYAQYTKDVFKGQGTNLTMMLPPTFPGYDPKISVYKYDPKQAEAAFKRAFGGEVWKNGFTFTANYRAGSTSSQTALELLKQSVEALNPKFRLNLQPKQASELSTDAGKGMEPMTVLSWSPDYADPDNFMYTFYSSEGWFSLRSNFKDASIDRWLNQARATTDTAQRDKLYSQVGRRAHELAPVINLPQETKYLVYSSRLSGAPLTKAGYNPLTFLPWAELSKK
- the dnaE gene encoding DNA polymerase III subunit alpha, encoding MNRPLPALLTCQSSFSEGRSTVSPRRLVRLAKERGYSAVGLTDWCSVAGAVELCEAAVEAQVSAVTGVTLPVLFPAPPRSKDPHEVFPLVLLAKDRAGYALLCELVTQIHLSTPDGLPLERLQEAASRGDHLVCLMSGRQGFPTVLGERKEMARAVAYLRTLRQSFPFELYVQLFHGAAPNERRRLEYLRGLARDLELPVVAAPEINMGAQTEYPLLDALTCARLGIDVEIPHAERPRNDARHVSTPEEWGALLPFPDALLNAQKLADVCALDLRPERLYAPETKLRLFQTPQEALEERAFAALPLRYLPDTRPTARTRLQQELATVQTLEMAGFFLTAAEVMDYCREHGILAAGRGSAAGSVLCYLLGITLSDPIKHNLLFERFLHTGRASMPDVDIDLASSRRDQVLSWVEARWGGEGTGEAMVANKITYRLPSAVQDLGRALGLPPELRDRLSRALGRDFRHLRPHRAREAEVVFAEVLGEAPVKDALLSLLEKIEPGFVRHLAPHSGGVVLSASPLTHYSPLTRSSGGIRMLTFDKDDVERLGLIKLDLLGLRMLAALERAREEVMRLTGEWVEYGDLPDDPAVWERIASGDTLAMFQIESPAQVQMTARLQPKNMTQLAHQIALVRPGPIQSSTVHPYVRRARGEELVPDLPEPLRTILAPTHGTLMFQEQILRIAVHYAGYSWPDADRFRSRLSKTEDEGELDELKNSFTAGAALTTGAFPWEAEEIFAICAAFKGYGFAESHAHAFAQHAYSSAWMRQHHPAAYLAGF
- a CDS encoding DUF6504 family protein; amino-acid sequence: MKAVQQAVEVSLTPAGGLERLIWQGRAYAIQGVLDQWRYGGRWWRGEAPRDCFLVQAGGLLAELHHEDGGVWWLARIQD